The following are from one region of the Streptomyces tuirus genome:
- a CDS encoding DHA2 family efflux MFS transporter permease subunit — translation MRLVMNEPAERMDRPYARRWWALLVLCLSLLIIVMANTALTVAAPDMTADLGLNSADLQWVIDGYTVPYAALMLLLGAIGDKYSRRGALVLGLVVFAGGSVFGYLADSSTTVIAARAVMGAGAAMIMPATLSLLASTFPRAERAKAITLWTATAGLAIAAGPLVAGALLENHGWSSTFLINVPIALLAVFGAFVLVPPSKAADRGRIDYGGGLLSVVWIAALVYMIIEGPHFGWGVKAVTAAVVAGVALVAFVVWELRHPRPLLDVRRFTHRGFAGSNLAVALFFLAVFGAFYYLTQHLQFVLGYDALDTGLRMLPLAGAVFVGSALTGFLTPRVGMKWTVTAGMVGGTAALALLTRVDAGASYGDFVAPLVVLGLSIGLALSPCTDAIMGAFPESELGVGGAVNDTSLELGGSLGIAILGSLLATSYSGHLSDATAGSKLPAGSLSTAQDSVGAGYAVAHGIGDKARQLAEQAAHTGDPQQAERLRTQAEQLGGGARQMADAVGSAFSDAVAHTSLIGAVILGIGTVVVALLLPGKKPVDEPAAENKELESAGAR, via the coding sequence ATGCGACTCGTCATGAATGAACCGGCCGAGAGGATGGACCGCCCCTACGCACGCCGCTGGTGGGCGCTCCTCGTGCTCTGCCTCAGCCTGCTGATCATCGTGATGGCCAACACCGCCCTCACCGTCGCCGCGCCCGACATGACCGCGGACCTCGGCCTGAACAGCGCCGACCTGCAGTGGGTGATCGACGGCTACACCGTCCCCTACGCCGCGCTGATGCTGCTGCTCGGCGCGATAGGCGACAAGTACAGCCGCCGGGGCGCGCTCGTCCTCGGGCTGGTCGTGTTCGCGGGCGGCTCCGTCTTCGGGTATCTCGCCGACAGCTCCACGACGGTCATCGCCGCACGGGCCGTGATGGGCGCCGGCGCCGCGATGATCATGCCCGCCACGCTGTCCCTCCTCGCCTCGACCTTCCCGCGCGCCGAACGCGCCAAGGCCATCACCCTGTGGACCGCCACGGCCGGTCTCGCCATCGCGGCCGGACCGCTGGTCGCCGGCGCGCTGCTGGAGAACCACGGCTGGTCGTCGACGTTCCTCATCAACGTCCCCATCGCGCTCCTCGCCGTTTTCGGCGCCTTCGTCCTCGTACCGCCGTCCAAGGCCGCGGACCGCGGGCGCATCGACTACGGCGGCGGACTGCTGTCGGTGGTGTGGATCGCCGCGCTGGTCTACATGATCATCGAGGGGCCGCACTTCGGCTGGGGCGTCAAGGCCGTCACGGCGGCGGTCGTCGCCGGCGTCGCGCTCGTCGCCTTCGTCGTCTGGGAGCTGCGCCACCCGCGCCCGCTGCTCGACGTCCGCCGCTTCACCCACCGCGGCTTCGCCGGCTCCAACCTCGCCGTCGCCCTGTTCTTCCTGGCGGTCTTCGGCGCCTTCTACTACCTCACGCAGCACCTCCAGTTCGTCCTCGGCTACGACGCCCTGGACACGGGTCTGCGGATGCTGCCCCTGGCCGGCGCCGTGTTCGTCGGGTCGGCCCTCACCGGTTTCCTCACGCCCCGGGTCGGCATGAAGTGGACCGTCACGGCCGGCATGGTCGGTGGCACGGCGGCCCTGGCGCTGCTCACCCGGGTCGACGCCGGTGCGTCGTACGGCGACTTCGTCGCGCCGCTGGTCGTCCTCGGCCTCTCCATCGGGCTCGCGCTCTCGCCCTGCACGGACGCGATCATGGGGGCGTTCCCGGAGTCGGAGCTGGGCGTCGGCGGCGCGGTGAACGACACGTCGCTGGAGCTCGGCGGTTCGCTGGGCATCGCCATCCTGGGCTCGCTGCTGGCGACGTCGTACTCCGGCCACCTCTCGGACGCCACGGCCGGCAGCAAGCTCCCCGCCGGCTCCCTGTCCACCGCCCAGGACTCCGTCGGGGCCGGATACGCCGTCGCCCACGGCATCGGCGACAAGGCCCGGCAGCTCGCCGAGCAGGCCGCGCACACCGGCGACCCCCAGCAGGCGGAGCGGCTCCGGACCCAGGCCGAGCAGCTCGGCGGCGGCGCCCGGCAGATGGCCGACGCGGTCGGATCCGCGTTCTCCGACGCGGTCGCCCACACCAGCCTGATCGGGGCCGTGATCCTGGGCATCGGCACGGTGGTGGTGGCACTGCTCCTGCCCGGCAAGAAGCCGGTGGACGAGCCGGCGGCCGAGAACAAGGAACTGGAATCCGCCGGGGCCCGCTAG
- a CDS encoding maltokinase N-terminal cap-like domain-containing protein produces the protein MSEAVTRTVTTPPGLLASLDPLLREWLPRQRWFAGKGRPVTGFTLVEATELLPATSKLGLYHLLVRAHQPVGPSSHGAPGHPGDCYQLLIGVREALPPRLAPALIGHVPTGPLAGRTVYDALHDTRPSELLLEALRSQARIGRLRFERDPGQDIRSGLVPRVVTAEQSNSSVVYGDTFILKLLRRIVPGVNPDLELPLALAREGCPRVPAPTAWMVADIAPTADPVLPSGAADLAGQPYVLGVLQPFLQGASDGWELALRELAKGEDFGAAARALGRATAEVHTALARALPTVTLGHMQLQLMVDGMIERLDAAVQAVPALRPYAGGLRSAFTALGDLAAEGRTWTAQRAHGDLHLGQCLRSPSGEWWLIDFEGEPARPLAERRMPQPAVRDVAGMLRSFDYAARSVDPPQPDWAETCRSAYCAGYAEASGLDPRTDPVLLRAYETDKAIYEVVYEARHRPDWLPVPLAAIDRLASTGHLT, from the coding sequence ATGTCGGAAGCCGTCACACGCACCGTCACCACCCCGCCCGGCCTCCTTGCCTCCCTCGACCCGCTGCTGCGGGAGTGGCTGCCGCGGCAGCGCTGGTTCGCGGGCAAGGGGCGGCCGGTCACCGGGTTCACGCTGGTCGAGGCCACCGAGCTGCTCCCGGCCACGTCCAAGCTGGGCCTGTACCACCTGCTCGTGCGCGCCCATCAGCCCGTCGGGCCGTCGTCCCACGGGGCACCCGGCCACCCCGGTGACTGCTACCAGCTGCTGATAGGCGTGCGCGAGGCGCTGCCGCCTCGGCTGGCGCCCGCGCTCATCGGACACGTGCCGACGGGGCCGCTGGCCGGCCGGACGGTCTACGACGCCCTGCACGACACCAGGCCCTCCGAGCTGCTCCTGGAGGCGCTGCGCAGCCAGGCCCGGATCGGCAGGCTCCGCTTCGAGCGGGACCCCGGCCAGGACATCCGCTCCGGTCTCGTGCCGCGCGTGGTGACCGCCGAGCAGTCCAACTCGTCGGTCGTCTACGGAGATACGTTCATTCTGAAGCTGCTCCGGCGGATCGTGCCCGGGGTCAACCCCGATCTGGAACTGCCGCTCGCGCTGGCCCGCGAGGGCTGCCCCCGGGTGCCCGCGCCGACGGCCTGGATGGTCGCGGACATCGCCCCCACGGCGGACCCGGTCCTGCCGTCGGGTGCGGCGGACCTGGCGGGCCAGCCGTACGTCCTGGGGGTGCTGCAGCCGTTCCTGCAGGGCGCCTCCGACGGCTGGGAGCTGGCGCTGCGGGAGCTCGCCAAGGGTGAGGACTTCGGCGCCGCGGCACGGGCACTGGGGCGGGCCACCGCCGAGGTGCACACCGCGCTGGCCCGGGCGTTGCCGACCGTCACGCTCGGTCACATGCAGCTCCAGCTCATGGTCGACGGCATGATCGAGCGGCTGGACGCGGCCGTCCAGGCGGTGCCCGCGCTGCGGCCGTACGCCGGCGGGCTGCGCTCCGCGTTCACGGCGCTGGGCGATCTGGCCGCCGAGGGTCGCACGTGGACCGCGCAGCGGGCGCACGGCGATCTGCACCTCGGGCAGTGCCTGCGCTCGCCGTCCGGCGAGTGGTGGCTGATCGACTTCGAGGGCGAGCCGGCCCGGCCGCTCGCCGAGCGGCGCATGCCGCAGCCGGCCGTGCGGGACGTCGCCGGCATGCTGCGGTCCTTCGACTACGCGGCGCGCTCGGTCGATCCGCCCCAGCCGGACTGGGCCGAGACCTGCCGCTCCGCGTACTGCGCCGGCTACGCGGAGGCCTCCGGCCTCGATCCGCGCACCGACCCGGTGCTGCTGCGGGCCTATGAGACCGACAAGGCGATCTACGAGGTGGTGTACGAGGCCCGGCACCGCCCCGACTGGCTGCCGGTGCCGCTGGCCGCCATAGACCGGCTCGCCTCGACCGGCCACCTGACCTGA
- the glgB gene encoding 1,4-alpha-glucan branching enzyme yields MKKASAKKTAVEQPTPETATVKKAAAKKAAVKKSAAKKATRVKATAGRTTAVKAAAAKSTAAESVADEAAAAKSPAAKTLGKKTAAKKTAAKKAPAKKAPAKKPTTAKTTVGEATGAGATGAGATAAGAHAAEAPGAGAPAAGAHAAEAPGAGAPAKKAAAKKTTPARTTVAKAAAKRTGAGAAPAGKPVAKKSAAKKSAAKKAPARKAPATQAPSGQAPPEKAPPEKAPTGQATAEKAPTGQASPDKAPTGHAPAGKAASVQVAPPEVEVAVSPAVDAVDRERLLGGTHHAPHSVLGAHPVPGGVAFRALRPYALSVTVVSGELRAELHDDGDGFFSGLLPLREVPAYRLVVEYEGTVLETEDAYRFLPTLGDLDLHLIGEGRHEELWTALGAHPTVHQGVTGTRFAVWAPNAQGVRVTGTFNFWDGTGHIMRSLGSSGVWELFLPDVGEGELYKFEITRPDGSKTLRADPLARRTEVPPATSSVITSSEYEWGDAQWLARRAEVPAHEAPFSVYEVHLPSWRPGLTYRQLAEQLPGYVKNLGFTHVELMPVAEHPFGGSWGYQVTGFYAPTARLGTPDDFRYLVDSLHRAGIGVLMDWVPAHFPRDDWALAEFDGRPLYEHEDPLRAAHPDWGTLEFDFGRNEVRNFLVANAVYWCEEFHIDGLRVDAVASMLYLDYSREPGQWTPNEHGGRENLDAVAFLQEMNATVYRRVPGVVTIAEESTAWDGVTRATHHKGPSGFGGLGFGLKWNMGWMHDSLQYMSHEPVYRKYHHGEMTFSMVYAYSENYVLPISHDEVVHGKRSLVSKMPGDWWQQRAGVRSYLGFMWAHPGKQLLFMGQEFAQGAEWSEAHGPDWWLLDPGYGAEPDHRGVRDLVRDLNTVYRATPALWRLDTDPAGFEWIVGDAADDNVLAFLRLDPEGVPVLAVSNFAPVTRQDYRLGVPDDVPAWHEALNTDAARYGGSDVTNPHPVKPEPQSWHGRPASIRLTLPPLATVWLRPA; encoded by the coding sequence GTGAAGAAGGCCTCCGCCAAGAAGACGGCGGTCGAGCAGCCGACGCCAGAGACGGCAACGGTGAAGAAGGCCGCCGCGAAGAAGGCCGCGGTCAAGAAGTCGGCGGCCAAGAAGGCCACGAGGGTCAAGGCGACGGCGGGCAGGACCACTGCGGTGAAGGCCGCGGCGGCGAAGTCCACGGCTGCGGAATCCGTCGCCGACGAGGCAGCGGCCGCGAAGTCCCCTGCGGCTAAGACCCTTGGGAAGAAGACTGCGGCGAAGAAGACCGCGGCGAAGAAGGCTCCGGCCAAGAAGGCGCCCGCCAAGAAGCCCACCACGGCCAAGACGACCGTCGGCGAGGCCACCGGCGCCGGGGCCACCGGCGCTGGGGCCACCGCCGCTGGAGCACACGCCGCTGAGGCACCCGGCGCTGGCGCACCCGCCGCTGGAGCACACGCCGCTGAGGCACCCGGCGCTGGCGCACCGGCCAAGAAGGCCGCCGCCAAGAAGACCACCCCCGCCAGGACCACGGTCGCCAAGGCCGCCGCGAAGAGGACCGGCGCCGGCGCGGCGCCCGCGGGCAAGCCCGTCGCGAAGAAGAGCGCGGCCAAGAAGAGCGCGGCCAAGAAGGCCCCAGCCCGCAAGGCTCCCGCCACGCAGGCCCCCTCCGGGCAGGCACCCCCCGAGAAGGCACCCCCCGAGAAGGCCCCCACCGGGCAAGCCACCGCCGAGAAGGCCCCCACCGGGCAAGCATCCCCCGATAAGGCCCCCACCGGGCACGCACCCGCCGGGAAAGCCGCTTCCGTACAGGTCGCTCCGCCGGAGGTGGAGGTCGCCGTCTCGCCCGCCGTCGACGCGGTGGACCGGGAGCGGCTGCTCGGCGGCACGCACCACGCCCCGCACTCCGTGCTCGGCGCGCACCCCGTGCCCGGCGGCGTCGCCTTCCGGGCGCTCCGTCCGTACGCCCTGTCGGTGACCGTCGTCTCCGGGGAACTGCGGGCCGAGCTGCACGACGACGGGGACGGGTTCTTCTCGGGGCTGCTGCCGCTGCGGGAGGTCCCGGCGTACCGGCTGGTCGTGGAGTACGAGGGGACGGTCCTGGAGACCGAGGACGCGTACCGCTTCCTGCCCACGCTCGGCGACCTCGACCTGCACCTGATCGGCGAGGGCCGGCACGAGGAGCTGTGGACGGCGCTGGGCGCCCACCCGACGGTCCACCAGGGCGTGACCGGCACCCGGTTCGCGGTGTGGGCGCCGAACGCGCAGGGCGTGCGCGTGACCGGCACCTTCAACTTCTGGGACGGCACCGGGCACATCATGCGGTCGCTGGGCTCGTCCGGGGTGTGGGAGCTGTTCCTGCCGGACGTCGGCGAGGGCGAGCTGTACAAGTTCGAGATCACGCGCCCCGACGGCTCGAAGACGCTGCGCGCCGACCCGCTGGCCCGCCGCACGGAGGTGCCGCCCGCGACCTCGTCGGTCATCACCTCCTCGGAGTACGAGTGGGGCGACGCGCAGTGGCTGGCCCGGCGTGCCGAAGTCCCGGCGCACGAGGCACCGTTCTCGGTGTACGAGGTGCATCTGCCCTCCTGGCGACCGGGTCTGACGTACCGCCAGCTCGCCGAGCAGCTGCCCGGGTACGTGAAGAACCTGGGCTTCACGCACGTCGAGCTGATGCCGGTCGCGGAGCATCCGTTCGGCGGCTCCTGGGGCTATCAGGTGACCGGCTTCTACGCGCCGACGGCCCGGCTGGGCACGCCGGACGACTTCCGGTACCTGGTCGACTCGCTGCACCGGGCCGGCATCGGCGTCCTCATGGACTGGGTGCCCGCGCACTTCCCGCGCGACGACTGGGCGCTGGCCGAGTTCGACGGCAGGCCCCTGTACGAGCACGAGGATCCGCTGCGGGCCGCGCACCCCGACTGGGGCACGCTGGAGTTCGACTTCGGGCGCAACGAGGTGCGCAACTTCCTCGTGGCCAACGCCGTGTACTGGTGCGAGGAGTTCCATATCGACGGCCTGCGCGTGGACGCCGTCGCCTCGATGCTCTACCTGGACTACTCGCGCGAGCCGGGCCAGTGGACGCCCAATGAGCACGGCGGGCGGGAGAACCTGGACGCGGTGGCGTTCCTCCAGGAGATGAACGCGACGGTCTACCGCAGGGTGCCCGGCGTGGTCACGATCGCCGAGGAGTCCACCGCCTGGGACGGCGTCACCCGCGCCACCCACCACAAGGGCCCGAGCGGCTTCGGCGGTCTCGGTTTCGGGCTGAAGTGGAACATGGGCTGGATGCACGACTCGTTGCAGTACATGAGCCACGAGCCGGTGTACCGCAAGTACCACCACGGCGAGATGACGTTCTCGATGGTGTACGCGTACAGCGAGAACTACGTGCTGCCGATCTCCCACGACGAGGTCGTGCACGGCAAGCGGTCCCTGGTGTCGAAGATGCCGGGCGACTGGTGGCAGCAGCGCGCCGGGGTGCGGTCCTACCTCGGCTTCATGTGGGCCCATCCGGGCAAGCAACTGCTGTTCATGGGCCAGGAGTTCGCGCAGGGCGCCGAGTGGTCCGAGGCGCACGGCCCGGACTGGTGGCTGCTGGACCCGGGGTACGGGGCGGAGCCCGACCACCGGGGTGTGCGGGACCTGGTCCGCGACCTGAACACCGTCTACCGGGCGACCCCCGCGCTGTGGCGCCTGGACACCGACCCGGCCGGTTTCGAGTGGATCGTCGGGGACGCCGCCGACGACAACGTCCTCGCGTTCCTGCGGCTGGACCCGGAGGGCGTCCCGGTGCTGGCGGTGTCCAACTTCGCGCCGGTCACCCGCCAGGACTACCGCCTGGGCGTCCCCGACGACGTCCCCGCCTGGCACGAGGCGCTCAACACCGACGCGGCCCGCTACGGCGGCAGCGACGTCACCAACCCCCACCCGGTCAAGCCCGAACCCCAGTCCTGGCACGGCCGCCCGGCGAGCATCCGCCTGACCCTGCCGCCCCTGGCGACGGTGTGGCTGCGGCCGGCTTAG
- a CDS encoding HelD family protein: MRQEQEFIDGLYARVDALRGDAETSVTDALAQGNTPMQARLERDILVAERSGLLAALNAVDGSLCFGRIDLTSGTTHHIGRIGLRTDDAERTPVLIDWRADVARPFYLATGHTPMGLRRRRHIATDGRRVTHLHDEILDLGDATRTGHEDPTGDAVLLAALNSARTGRMSDIVRTIQADQDRIIRAPHRGVMVVEGGPGTGKTAVALHRAAYLLYEHRELLAKRAVLIVGPNPAFLGYIGEVLPSLGETGVLLATVGELFPGVKASATDTPEAAAVKGRADMADVLADVVRSRQALPDPVIAIEHDREVLMLDDGLVNVARERTRAAKLPHNAAREHFEGYILNALTDLYAERIGTDPFDGSSLLDPSDITQIRDDLAENPDVWSAIDQLWPVLTPQRLVADFLAAPEGFLPAEDAEAVRRPVTRRWSVADVPLLDEAAELLGDDDRLARERAARERQEQIAYAQGVLEVSYASRTYEFEDKEEDDPESSEVLSAHDIIDAERFAERHEEDDHRSAAERAAADRTWAFGHIIVDEAQELSPMAWRLLMRRSPTRSMTLVGDPAQTAEAAGVGSWSGILSPYVEDRWEHTRLGVNYRTPAEIMDVAAAVVRAEHPEFEPPSSVRSTGVRPWARATDDLPGAVAKAVGELIPAEGRLAVIAPRDLHRSLAARLDGVTAGAEPDLTQTVVLLDPRQAKGLEFDSVLVAEPGRYGTSDLYVALTRATQRLGVLHTGELPKPLADAFA; this comes from the coding sequence TTGCGACAGGAACAGGAATTCATCGACGGGTTGTACGCGCGCGTGGACGCGCTGCGCGGCGATGCCGAGACCTCCGTCACGGACGCGCTCGCGCAGGGCAACACCCCCATGCAGGCCAGACTCGAGCGGGACATCCTCGTGGCCGAGCGCTCCGGGCTGCTCGCCGCGCTGAACGCGGTGGACGGCTCCCTGTGCTTCGGCCGGATCGACCTCACCTCGGGTACCACCCACCACATCGGCCGCATCGGCCTGCGCACCGACGACGCGGAGCGCACGCCCGTCCTCATCGACTGGCGGGCCGACGTCGCCCGCCCCTTCTACCTGGCCACCGGCCACACCCCGATGGGCCTCAGGCGCCGGCGGCACATCGCCACCGACGGCCGCCGGGTCACCCATCTGCACGACGAGATCCTCGACCTCGGCGACGCGACCCGCACCGGCCACGAGGACCCGACGGGCGACGCCGTGCTGCTCGCCGCCCTCAACTCCGCGCGCACCGGCCGCATGAGCGACATCGTGCGGACCATCCAGGCCGACCAGGACCGCATCATCCGGGCCCCGCACCGCGGCGTCATGGTCGTGGAGGGCGGCCCGGGCACCGGCAAGACGGCGGTCGCCCTGCACCGCGCCGCCTATCTGCTCTACGAGCACCGGGAACTGCTCGCCAAGCGGGCCGTGCTGATCGTCGGACCCAACCCGGCGTTCCTCGGCTACATCGGCGAGGTGCTGCCCTCCCTCGGTGAGACCGGTGTGCTCCTCGCGACCGTGGGCGAGCTGTTTCCCGGGGTGAAGGCGAGCGCGACCGACACGCCCGAGGCCGCCGCGGTGAAGGGCCGGGCCGACATGGCCGATGTCCTCGCCGACGTCGTCCGCTCCCGGCAGGCGCTGCCCGACCCGGTGATCGCCATCGAGCACGACCGCGAGGTCCTCATGCTCGACGACGGCCTGGTCAACGTCGCCCGTGAGCGCACCCGCGCCGCCAAGCTGCCGCACAACGCCGCCCGCGAGCACTTCGAGGGCTACATCCTCAACGCCCTCACCGACCTGTACGCCGAGCGGATCGGCACCGACCCCTTTGACGGATCCAGCCTGCTCGACCCCAGCGACATCACCCAGATCCGCGACGACCTCGCCGAGAACCCCGACGTCTGGTCCGCGATCGACCAGCTGTGGCCGGTGCTCACCCCGCAGCGCCTCGTCGCCGACTTCCTCGCCGCGCCCGAGGGGTTCCTGCCCGCCGAGGACGCCGAGGCCGTACGCCGCCCGGTGACCCGGCGCTGGAGCGTCGCGGACGTGCCGCTGCTCGACGAGGCCGCCGAACTCCTCGGCGACGACGACCGGCTGGCCCGGGAGCGTGCCGCGCGCGAGCGCCAGGAGCAGATCGCCTACGCGCAGGGCGTGCTGGAGGTGTCGTACGCGTCCCGGACCTACGAGTTCGAGGACAAGGAGGAGGACGACCCCGAGAGCTCCGAGGTGCTGTCCGCGCACGACATCATCGACGCCGAGCGGTTCGCCGAGCGGCACGAGGAGGACGACCACCGCAGCGCCGCCGAACGCGCGGCGGCCGACCGCACCTGGGCGTTCGGGCACATCATCGTCGACGAGGCGCAGGAGCTGTCGCCAATGGCGTGGCGGCTGCTGATGCGGCGCAGCCCGACCCGCTCGATGACCCTGGTCGGTGACCCGGCCCAGACGGCGGAGGCGGCCGGGGTCGGCTCCTGGTCGGGCATCCTCTCCCCGTACGTCGAGGACCGCTGGGAGCACACCCGGCTGGGCGTCAACTACCGCACCCCGGCCGAGATCATGGACGTAGCCGCGGCCGTGGTACGCGCCGAGCACCCGGAGTTCGAGCCGCCCAGCTCGGTCCGCTCCACCGGCGTACGGCCCTGGGCACGCGCCACCGACGACCTCCCGGGCGCCGTCGCCAAGGCGGTCGGGGAGCTCATCCCGGCCGAGGGGCGGCTCGCGGTGATCGCGCCGCGCGACCTCCACCGCTCCCTCGCGGCCCGGCTGGACGGGGTGACGGCGGGGGCCGAACCCGACCTCACGCAGACGGTGGTCCTGCTCGACCCGCGCCAGGCCAAGGGCCTGGAGTTCGACTCCGTCCTCGTGGCCGAACCCGGCCGGTACGGAACCAGCGATCTGTACGTGGCCCTGACCCGGGCCACCCAGCGGCTGGGCGTGCTCCACACCGGCGAGCTGCCGAAGCCCCTGGCGGACGCCTTCGCGTAG
- a CDS encoding cation:dicarboxylate symporter family transporter, with protein MTSAADTAPAARKPKRDRTHYLYIAVIIAVAAGIAVGLAAPEFAQELKPIGTGFVALIKMMISPIIFCTIVLGIGSVRKAAKVGAVGGIALGYFMVMSLVALGIGLVVGNILEPGTGLAVTDAVKDAGHAQIDTEAKDTTEFLLGIIPTTIVSAFTNESVLQTLLIALLAGFALQGMGSAGQPVLRGIEHIQRLVFRILAMVMWAAPIGAFGAIAAVTGSAGLEALKSLAVLMLGFYVTCFLFVFIVLGALLRAISGLNIFTLFKYLGREFLLILSTSSSESALPRLIAKMEHLGVSKPVVGITVPTGYSFNLDGTMIYMTMASLFIADAMGTPMSIAEQIPLLLFLLVASKGAAGVTGAGLATLAGGLQSHKPALVDGIGLIVGIDRFMSEARALTNFAGNAVATVLIGTWTKEIDKDRVNQVLAGRLPFDEKTLLDDGHDGPSEEHVEAPEQGGEKELAKA; from the coding sequence GTGACCAGCGCAGCCGATACGGCACCTGCCGCACGCAAACCCAAGCGGGACCGCACGCACTACCTCTACATCGCGGTGATCATCGCGGTCGCCGCCGGTATCGCGGTGGGACTGGCCGCACCGGAGTTCGCGCAGGAGCTGAAGCCGATCGGCACGGGCTTCGTGGCCCTGATCAAGATGATGATCTCGCCGATCATCTTCTGCACGATCGTGCTCGGTATCGGCTCGGTACGGAAGGCCGCCAAGGTCGGTGCCGTCGGCGGTATCGCCCTGGGCTACTTCATGGTGATGTCGCTGGTCGCGCTGGGCATCGGCCTGGTCGTCGGCAACATCCTGGAGCCGGGCACCGGCCTCGCGGTGACCGACGCGGTCAAGGACGCCGGTCACGCGCAGATCGACACCGAGGCGAAGGACACCACGGAGTTCCTGCTCGGCATCATCCCGACCACGATCGTCTCGGCATTCACCAACGAGTCGGTCCTGCAGACCCTGCTGATCGCCCTGCTCGCGGGCTTCGCCCTGCAGGGCATGGGCTCGGCCGGCCAGCCGGTCCTGCGCGGCATCGAGCACATCCAGCGGCTCGTCTTCCGCATCCTCGCGATGGTCATGTGGGCCGCGCCGATCGGTGCCTTCGGCGCCATCGCCGCCGTCACCGGCTCCGCGGGCCTGGAGGCGCTCAAGAGCCTCGCCGTGCTGATGCTCGGCTTCTACGTGACCTGTTTCCTGTTCGTCTTCATCGTGCTCGGCGCCCTGCTGCGCGCCATCTCCGGCCTGAACATCTTCACGCTGTTCAAGTACCTCGGCCGGGAGTTCCTGCTGATCCTGTCCACGTCCTCCTCCGAGTCCGCGCTGCCGCGGCTCATCGCGAAGATGGAGCACCTGGGCGTCAGCAAGCCGGTGGTCGGCATCACCGTCCCGACCGGCTACTCCTTCAACCTCGACGGCACCATGATCTACATGACCATGGCCTCGCTGTTCATCGCCGACGCCATGGGTACGCCGATGTCGATCGCTGAGCAGATCCCGCTGCTGCTCTTCCTGCTGGTCGCCTCCAAGGGCGCCGCCGGTGTCACCGGCGCCGGTCTCGCGACTCTGGCCGGTGGCCTGCAGTCGCACAAGCCGGCCCTGGTGGACGGCATCGGCCTCATCGTCGGCATCGACCGCTTCATGAGCGAGGCCCGCGCCCTGACCAACTTCGCGGGCAACGCCGTCGCCACGGTGCTGATCGGCACCTGGACCAAGGAGATCGACAAGGACCGCGTGAACCAGGTCCTCGCCGGTCGGCTGCCCTTCGACGAGAAGACCCTGCTGGACGACGGCCACGACGGCCCGTCCGAGGAGCACGTCGAGGCGCCCGAGCAGGGCGGCGAGAAGGAGCTGGCGAAGGCCTGA
- a CDS encoding TetR/AcrR family transcriptional regulator translates to MASMTTGTSRADANRRRILDVALAELLRDPDASMDQIARAAGVVRRTVYGHFPSREALISTLVDEAVEALSAAHAAGREDVRDPAEAVARSVLAVWAIADRYRLLVALAQRTVTMQGIRERLAPVRQESIGLLQRGLDEDVFSSPLPAPALAYVHEQTLFAVMEAVNDGLLAAREAGRCAAVTVLTAAGVPASEATELVAKLDA, encoded by the coding sequence ATGGCGTCCATGACCACGGGTACCAGCCGCGCCGACGCCAACCGCCGCCGCATCCTCGACGTCGCCCTCGCCGAGCTGCTGCGCGACCCCGACGCGTCCATGGACCAGATCGCACGGGCCGCGGGCGTCGTACGGCGGACGGTGTACGGGCACTTCCCGAGCCGCGAGGCGCTGATCAGCACGCTCGTCGACGAGGCCGTGGAGGCGCTGTCGGCCGCGCACGCGGCGGGCCGCGAGGACGTGCGGGACCCGGCGGAGGCGGTGGCGCGCTCGGTGCTGGCGGTGTGGGCGATCGCCGACCGCTACCGGCTGCTGGTCGCGCTCGCCCAGCGCACGGTCACCATGCAGGGCATCCGGGAGCGGCTCGCCCCGGTCCGGCAGGAGAGCATCGGGCTGCTGCAGCGCGGGCTGGACGAGGACGTCTTCAGCTCACCGCTGCCGGCTCCGGCCCTGGCGTATGTGCACGAGCAGACGCTGTTCGCGGTGATGGAGGCGGTGAACGACGGCCTGCTGGCAGCGCGAGAGGCGGGCCGCTGCGCCGCGGTCACCGTTCTGACCGCGGCGGGCGTGCCCGCCTCCGAGGCCACCGAACTGGTGGCGAAGCTGGACGCTTGA